TTTGAAGTCATAGTTAAGTTTTTAAAATTTAATAGTTAAGTTTTTAAAATAAAAATAAATTTAATAGTTAAGTTTTTAAAAAAGATGATTCTTTGAAAGCCTTGCTATTATAGGGTTAATAAGGCTTCAGTTTAGACTATAAATGGGTTTTAATTATAAAAAGATTAAGATAAATATTAGCTGAAAGATTTTATTCTACTAAGAAAACATTTAATTAGAGACTTATTAGAAACCATTACTTCGACTTGATACTTCAATTAGAAGAATAATTTAATAAAAAATACAGTAAAACTTAAAGATTAATTAAATAATTTGTAGATATTATTTATATATAATCAAATATTTCTTATATTATATAGTCATAAATGAACAAGTCTTATATGACTATATGCAAATAACAAAAAAATATCAATATTGACTTTTGGCAAGAAAAGATATATCATTTTTTAATGTTAAATATTAACTATATTAGATAGAAGGGGATAATTTGCTAAATAAAATTATAAGTCAAATAAGTAGCTTAAGAGATGAGTTATTGGCTAAAGTAGAACAAAGATCTAATGGTCTACAAGATGAAGAGGTTCAGAAATTAAGTAAGAGGTTAGATAAATTAATCTTAAAATACTATTGTCAGGAAGAATAGGATTTTAATTGAAGAGACTATTGAGGTGATAAAAATTGAAGAGTTTATATTTAGTATATTTGGCAGGAGTAATCTTTAATTTATTAGTTTTTAGCTTTAATTTGATTAAATACTATAAGGAAATAGAGATTAACCTAAAAGGTAGTCTGAGCTTTATTCTGGGAAGTTGGTTAGTTTATCTCTTTTTATACCTTAATAATAGATAAAGAAGAAGGAGTATATACTCCTTCTTCTTTGTACTTATAAACTTATATCCTTATCAATGAGTTATGTGGAATAATTAATTTATTGGATGGGGATTTCAAATAAGTCTTATTACTAAGATTCTACAACTAATTTGTGACGATATTATGATCAATTATAAATTTAATTTAAACTCTAACTAGAGATGGTTAGAGTCTCTTTATTTTTTGAAGAAGTATTTTTAAAGCATAAATAGGCTTGTTCAAATTTTTAGCTTAAAAAAGTATTATTTATATATTTTTTTGTATATATATAATAGTGAAAATAGCATGGTTATAGGCTTTGTTTTTGAACTTGTAATAATCATTATTATCACAAGTTAGGTTGCTAAAGGATAAGATTTGAAGGAGGATAGGTTATAAATTATTATGAACTTTTTTAAGAAAATTATTAAGGGGCTAGGAAAAGATGATGGTGACTATGATGATATTGAAATAGTTAATGGGAAGATAATTAGGAAGGAATCATCTGAAGATCAAGAGGAGTTTAGTGAGCTTGGAGAGGAAAAGGAAGTTGAATTAAAAGATAAGAGCCAAGAGCAAGATTTAGTTCAAGAACAAGTTCAAGAGGAGCCTATACACCAAGAACAGCAGATTGAAGCTAAAAGAGGAAGACCTAAAAAAATTGATGATTTCTTTTTATTCTTGAAGTCTGCAGGCAGGAGTAAGAATACGATTAGGTCATATAGGTCTGACATAAGACATTGGCAGAGGGTTGCTGAAAGAAAAAATAAGACAATCTATAATCTAAGCTTGCAGGATATTGAAAGAGCTAATGCAGGAGAAGATATTAATACTGTTAAGCGTAGAATTAGTGGCTTACGCCAGTTAGCTAAGTGGTATTTACGAGAGGGATATACTAAGCTTCATGTAGAGTTAGAGAAGGTAGTTTTAGGACGAGGAAAACAAAGAATTCCTAAAGCTAAGAGTGAAGAAGAATTTACTAAGATCAGAGAGCATGCTAAAGAATTAATTACTGAGGGAAAACGTGAAGGTATTTGGCTGGGATTAATGTTGATGTGTGGGTTAAGAATTGGTGAGATTAAAAGTGTTATGATAGCTGATGATGCTTGTATCAGTGTAATAGGAAAAGGTGATAAGGAAAGGAAGATTCCAGCTCCTGAATGGTTATTAGAAGCTTTAGAGGAGTTTAAAGCTGAAGGTCGAGGAGGTTACAAGCAACAACAGCAGACCGTTGATTATTATTTAAGGCAGCTTGATTATGAAAAATTTCATAGTTTACGCCATACTTTTGCTACTACGTTACTGAAAAGAGGAGTTAAGTTAAGAGAGATCCAGCAGTTATTGGGGCATAGTTCGGTAGCTACTACTCAAATTTATGCTCAAACTAAGGTTAATAAGGAGGCGACAAAGGTTTTGGAAGAATAATAATTGAGAAGAGGGAAATGCAATTGAGAATTAGGGTCTAAAGGTCTTTAATCCTCAATTATTTGTTCTGTATTTTCAATTGATTTCAAAAGGGAGTGATCTTAACTGAAAAAACTATTTGTTTATTTAATCTTAATTATGTTAGTCAGTTGTCCAGTGTTAGCCTTGGAAGACAATAGGGGAGGGAAGTTAAAAACTAAAAGTGAAGAGTTAATAGTTAAAGAGCAAGGTCAAGGGAAAGGGAATAAAGATTATTGGGAGCTTTTACAGAAGAAAGCTGATGATCTTTATAGTGGGCTTAATGTAGAAGTTGATCTACTAACAGGGTTATATGAGGATAATGAATACAAGGGGGAGATTAAGCTTAGTATTCCTATTTATAGTAAAGAAGAAGAGAAGAAAAAGAAGAAGGAGAAAATGGAGTTTTTGGACAAGGGAGCTGAGCTGATCAAAGAACTAGACCTTAATCGATCA
The nucleotide sequence above comes from Orenia marismortui DSM 5156. Encoded proteins:
- a CDS encoding aspartyl-phosphate phosphatase Spo0E family protein; the encoded protein is MLNKIISQISSLRDELLAKVEQRSNGLQDEEVQKLSKRLDKLILKYYCQEE
- a CDS encoding tyrosine-type recombinase/integrase → MNFFKKIIKGLGKDDGDYDDIEIVNGKIIRKESSEDQEEFSELGEEKEVELKDKSQEQDLVQEQVQEEPIHQEQQIEAKRGRPKKIDDFFLFLKSAGRSKNTIRSYRSDIRHWQRVAERKNKTIYNLSLQDIERANAGEDINTVKRRISGLRQLAKWYLREGYTKLHVELEKVVLGRGKQRIPKAKSEEEFTKIREHAKELITEGKREGIWLGLMLMCGLRIGEIKSVMIADDACISVIGKGDKERKIPAPEWLLEALEEFKAEGRGGYKQQQQTVDYYLRQLDYEKFHSLRHTFATTLLKRGVKLREIQQLLGHSSVATTQIYAQTKVNKEATKVLEE